The genomic DNA ATGGCGTGGATCACAGAACCGGCACCCAGGAAGAGCAGCGCTTTAAAGAATGCGTGCGTGAGCACGTGGAACATCGAAGAAGAGAAGGCCATCACACCCAGCGCCAGAAACATATAGCCTAGCTGCGATACGGTAGAATAAGCCAGCACCTTTTTGATATCGTTCTGCACCAAGCCGATGGTGGCAGCCAGAAGCGCGGTAGCCGCACCGATAATAGCGATCACATCCAGGGTGGTAGGAGCAAGTATAAAGAGCACGTTCGAGCGGATCACCATGTAGATACCGGCCGTTACCATGGTAGCAGCGTGGATCAGGGCCGAAACCGGCGTAGGACCCGCCATCGCATCAGGCAGCCAGGTAAACAAAGGGATCTGCGCGCTTTTACCCATTGCCCCGATAAAGAGGAACATAGTAATGGCGATCATCACGGGTGTGTCCAGGCCGGTCATTTTGCTGGCCTCGGCAAACACCTGCGGGTAACTCACGCTGCCGAACGTAATAAAGATCAGGAAAATGCCCAGCAGAAAGCCCAGGTCCCCGATACGGTTCATGATAAAGGCTTTCTTGGCGGCGTTGTTATAGTTGGTGTTCTTGTTCCAGAAGCCGATGAGCAGGTAGGAGCAAAGGCCTACGCCTTCCCAGCCCACAAACATCATTACATAGTTGGAGCCCATCACCAGCAGCAGCATCGAGAACATGAACAGGTTCAGGAACGAGAAGAACTTGCCGAAGCCTTCGTCGTGGCTCATGTAGCCGGCCGAGTAAAGGTGGATCAGAAAACCAATGCCTGTCACCATCAGCAGCATGAGCAGCGTGAGCTGGTCAATGAGGAAAGAGAAACCGATATGCAGGGTGCCCGCCGAGATCCAGTTGTAGTAATCTACGGTATAAGGCTGGCTGCCATTGGCTTTGAAATCAAGGAACAGGTAGATGGAAATCAGGAAGGAGGCCAGCACGGTGGCGCAGCCAATCAGTCCTACCAGGCCTTTGGCAATTTTGCGGTTGCCCAGCCCATTCACGATAAAGCCAAGCAGTGGCAGCAACGGAATAAGCAAACAGAGCAGTGCCATGTCCTGGTTTATGCTGGGCATTACTATCTCTTGCATCTGGTTTTAGAGTTTAAGAAGGTATTCAGGGAGAAAAATAAAGGGACTACCATTTGAGTTCGTTCAGCAGCTGCACGTCAGTGGAGCGTGTATTGCGGTAGGTCATCACGATAATGGCCAGCCCCACACATACTTCAGCGGCCGCCACAGCCATGATAAAGAAAACGAATACCTGTCCGCTGGAATCAGCGCGGTAAGAGGCAATGGCGGTAAGCAGCAGGTTTACGGCGTTGAGCATCAGCTCCACACACATAAAAATGACGATCGCATTGCGGCGGGTCAATACGCCGATCACCCCGATAGCAAACAGGGCCGTGCTGAAGTATAAATAGTAGTTAAGCGGAATAGTTCTGATAATATCAGGTATCTGGTTCATGGTAAGTGGGCCTGAACGTATTAGGAGTTATAACAATCCAAAAATCAAGTCGCAAAGTTATCCCCATTTTTTAAAAATCCATAACATATTTCCTATTCTTCTTAGCTGTTTCGATAACCGGGCTGCTTGTTTTGGTACAATTCGACAAATGCAGTGGCAATGCCGAAATAGTCCGCTTTAAGCTGCAGTAAATCCAGTCCGGCCGCACCTGCAGCCTGCTTGCCGCTATCTCCGGTGCAGGCGGCCACAGCAGCATCAGGGTTGGTGGGGCATGTTCGGGCGCGCCAAACTTTACGTATGACGGTTTATACTTCTAAAGAACTTCTATGCGCTTGTTTAAAACGATGGCTATACTCTTCTCTGCGGCTTCGCTGGCAGGCTGCCAGCAAAAATCAACGCCCGTTTCTTCTCTCCCCGCGGAGGATATGGAAGCGGTGATACAGAAAAAGGTCTTCTACCAGGATCTGCCTTCCGGTTCAGGCATCGAGGCAGCCGGAACGGGTTTTTATGTGGTGGGCGATGACTCGCCTTATTTATACTTGCTGGATGCCAGCTATACGATTGTGGAGAAAACCGCCTTGTTCGATACGACCAGCTTTGCCAGCGGCCGCATCCCCAAGCTGGAAAAGGCAGACCTGGAAAGTATGGCCCACTTCCGCTACAAAGACGCCGATTACCTGCTGCTGCTGGGGTCGGGTTCTGCGGCCACGCGCAACAAGGCGTTTATCGTAAAGCAATCTGCCCCGGCGGAGCAAGTACGGGCCCTGGATATCAGTCCTTTTTATACTTTCCTGCAAAAGATACTGGCCCGCCATAGCAGCGAAGTGCTCAACATTGAAGGCCTGGCTGCCGACGATGCGCATTTTTACCTCTTGCAGCGCCGGCTGGCTCCTGGCGTAAACACCATTTTCCGATTCGACAAAACAAAATTGCTCGAGTACCTGATGGAAGGGCGCGCGTTGCCCGATGCAGCGACCTTCTACATCCGTCTGCCGCAGCTAGGGCCTTATGAGGCCGGCTTTTCGGGTGCCTGTATCTACGATGACAAGCTGTTCTTTTCCGCTTCTATTGAGCAGTCGCTTAACCCGGTGGATGACGGGGACGTGCTAGGCAGTTTTATCGGTTTTATCCCGCTTTATACTTTAGGAAGAGCCGGCAATGCCACCGAACCCCTTTCGGTTACAGCCTTGCCGCTCCACCATGCCGACGGCTCGCTGTATACCGGCAAAGCAGAATCGGTGGTAGTGCAGGAAAAAGACGAGAACGGCGGCTATAAAGCCCTGCTGGTGTCTGATGATGATCTGGGCCACACTGAACTACTGGAGGTAACGCTGCAACCGAAGACTAAAGTGAAGGAATAAGTATGAATAAAGTAGAAGGAATAACGGAAAGGCTTAATCCTTTCCTTGTCATCCTAGAAGGATTTTGTGGGCAAGTTGCGGAGGCTCCTCTATACTTCAATTTGCAAAGCAAGAGCAAGCTTTTCGCCTCGCCGGCGGGGCCTTCCTTTTCTCCTTGATGGGAGTAGGGGCCCTCGATAAGAGAAAAGTAAGCAAAAGAATCAAGACGATTTTGAATCGAGGGCCCCTACCCCCACTCGCTGAACGCTCAAACAAAAAATCGTCAAATACTGCACCTGGCTCAAGTGTTCGCTTGAACGGAGGTAAGCCACACTTTTTGTTAAACGCTATGGCCTTCGCTCGCCTCTGGCGAGTGTGCGAAATTTCGTGGCGTCCCGCCATGTACTGACATAAACAAATCAAATTGGCCGGAGGCCGCCGAATAGCTCACACTCGCCGGAGGCGAGCGAGGGCAGAAACAAAAAAGCCGGCACATCCGCGCCGGCTTTATACTTTATATGATATTGACCAAGCATCCGCTTGTGCCTTGTTCTATCAACTAAATTGATTCTTTGTAGCGGCTCGTTTTTAGAAGTGGCGTTCGCCTACTTCTCTCTTGCCCAGCATAACGGCACCCACCATGGCTACCAGGAACAGCACCGAGGCCAGCTCAAAAGGCAGCAGGTATTGGGTAAACAGCACGGCGCCCAGGTTCTCCACCATACCTGTCTGCGAGGTAAAGGTGTCGGCATCGTAGCCCGCTACGGTTGTGTCTTTTAACGCTGCGAACATCACCACGAAAAGCAGGCCACCAGCAATAGTACCGGCAAACTTGCTCAGCGTAGAAGCTTTTACAGCAGTATCCGAATGCTTATTCATGTTCAGGAACATGATCACGAACAGGAAAAGCACCATAATGGCGCCGGCATATACGATGATGTTCACGGCCGCCAGGAACTGCGCATTCAGCAGAATATAATGGCCCGAGATGGTAAAGAACGTAATGATCAGGAACAGCACGCTATGCACCGGGTTTTTGGAAATTACCACCATCAGGGCGCACAGCAGCGTAAGGGAAGCAAGAAAGAAAAAAAGACTCTCCATCAGATTATTTTGTTTCAGTGGTTTTCAGAGGCTCTACCAGGCGGTCTTTGCCATAAATGAACTCGTCGCGCTCGTAACGGGCCGGCGCAAGTTTATCGTCTTGTAAGAAAATGGCAGCTTTCGGGCAGGCTTCTTCACAAAGGCCGCAAAAGATGCAGCGCAGCATGTTCACCTCGTATGTCACCGCATACTTCTCTTCGCGGTACAGGTGCTCTTCGCCTTTCACGCGCTCGCCGGCCGTCATGGTAATGGCTTCGGCAGGGCAGGCCACGGCACAAAGGCCGCAGGCGGTGCAACGCTCGGCGCCATTCTCATCGCGCTTCAGCACGTGCAGGCCACGCCATACATCGCTGCGCTCGCGTGTTTGCTCAGGGTACTGTACCGTTGCTTTTTTCTTGAAGAAGTGTTTTATGGTAATGCCAAGCCCCTGGGCAATAGCAGGCAGGTACGCGCGCTCCGCGAACGTCATCTCCTTCTTCTCCAGTTGCTTTCTTCTATTAGATAGTGGTTCCATTTCTTTCTGCTTATGAGTGTTGGCGTGTGTCTGATCTTTTAACAGCGATCAGGGGGCCAACATTCAAGTTTAAGTTAAAATAAGTAATCTTTTAGCAGAACCCCGCCGCCTGTCAGGATAATGTTCAGGATAGCTAGCGGGATAAGGATCTGCCAGCCCAGCTTCATGAGTTGGTCGTAGCGGAAACGCGGAAGCGTCCAGCGAACCCACATGAAGAAGAAAATGAACAGGAATATCTTGGTAAACATTGCGGCTACGCCTACCAGCGTTACCACGTTGTTGCCCAGTACCGGGTCCGTAAAGGCCTGGCGCAGGTTGTCCATGAACGGGAAGTTGTAAGCGCCAAAGTATAGCGTCGACATCACAGCTGAAGCTACAAAGATGTTGATATACTCAGCAAACAGGTACATGCCCAGTTTCATGGAGCCATACTCGGTATGGTAGCCACCGATCAGTTCGGCCTCCGATTCCGGTAAGTCGAACGGCGTACGGTTTGTTTCGGCAAAGGAGCACACCAGGAAAATAATGAAGCCCAGCGGCTGGTACCAGATGTTCCAGTTAAAACCGTGCTGCTGTTCTGCTATTTCACGCAACGACAGCGAGCCGCTCAGCATCAGCACTGCAATCAGCGTAAGGCCCATGGCCAGTTCGTAGCTGATGTTCTGCGATGCCGCCCGGATAGCGCCCAGCAGCGAGAATTTGTTGTTCGAAGCCCAGCCCCCGATCATCAGGCCATAAACGCCCAGCGACACGACGCCAAACACATACAACACGCCAATGTTTACTTCTATGGCCTGCAGGTATATTTCGCGGCCACCGATCAGCAGCATGTCGCCAAATGGAATCACTGCGCTCGACATAGTCGCTACCAGCATGGCAATGCCGGGCCCGATGATGAACAGCGCCTTGTTTGCTTTGGCTGGGATAAAGTCCTCTTTAAAGAACAGCTTGCCGGCATCAGCCAGCGGCTGCATCAAACCGGCAGGGCCGGCGCGGTTCGGGCCTACGCGGTCCTGGATAAAGGCGGCTATTTTACGCTCAAAGTAGGTAGAGTACGTCGCTATCAGCAGTGTGATACCGAAAATCACCAGAATGTAAATCCCTTTGTATAGTAGGTCTACTGACTCCATATGTTATTCCTGCGGCAGGCTTTTCTTGGTAGATACTGGTAAATTAGGTACGATCGGTACGTTGATCACCGGCAGCTCGTAATGGTTAGCCGAGATAACCGAATGCCGGTCGATGTGGCGCGGACCTTCGATGGTCCAGTCGCTTACCTCCTTTTTATCAAAGCGGCAGGTGTTACAGATAAACTCTTCCACCTCGTTGTACTGGTCCTTGCGGGCTGTTACCCGAAGTACGGCATCGCCGCGTGTCCAGAGCGTTACTTTACCAGAGCAGGTCGGGCAGTCGCGGTGCGCATCCAGCGGCTTTGTGAACCATACGCGGTTTTTAAAGCGCCAGGTTTTGTCTGTCAGCGCGCCCACCGGACACACATCAATCACGTTGCCGGAGAACTCGTTATCCACAATGTTCTCGATATATGTTCCTATCTCGGCCGCATCGCCACGACCCAGCACACCATGCACACGCTCAGGCGTCAGTTGGTCGGCGGTATACACGCAGCGGTAGCACAGGATGCAGCGCGTCATGTGCAGCTGGATGTATGGGCCCAGATCCACTTTGTTAAAGGTGCGGCGCTCTTCCTCGTAGCGGGTGGCGCTCACGCCATGCTCGTAGGAGAGGTCCTGCAGGTTGCACTCGCCGGCCTGGTCGCAGATAGGGCAATCCAGGGGGTGGTTGATGAGTAGCATTTCCACGATGCCTTTGCGGGCGTTGAGCACTTCTTCGTTGGTGGTGTTCTCCACTACCATGCCGTCCTGCACCTGCGTGATGCACGAGGCAACCAGCTTGGGCATAGGGCGGGTGTCTTTGGCAGAGCCCTGTGTTACTTTTACCAGGCACACGCGGCATTTGCCACCGCTGCCTTTCAGCGGTCCGTAATAACACATGGCGGGCGGCACTACTTTGCCTCCTATTTTTCTAGCGGCCTGCAGGATGGTAGTTCCATCTTCTACCTCTATCTCGATGCCGTCTATCGTTACTTTAGCCATTTTAATTATCGTTATTCGTTATTCGTTGTTCGTTATTGGCAAACACTCCAAACGATTTAAGCTATACTTTCCTTTTCAGGATATTTATACTTTCATTTTTTGTCATCCTGAAAGGATCTTGGTTGAAGGGAACTTAGGCCTTTGCTATTATCCCACAAGTTTCTTTCAGAATGACAAAAGTGTATTTATTTTTTAGGCTACAATTTCCGCCAGCTGGCCACGGTAAACTGCGCCCGGTAAAGTTGCCTCTTTCGGGTGCTTGATGTGCCACTCGAATTCGTCGCGGAAGTGGCGGATAGCAGCCGCTACCGGCCATGCGGCCGCATCGCCCAGCGGACAGATCGTGTTACCCTCAATCTGCTTGGCTACGCTTACCAGCAGGTCGATGTCCTGCTGATGGCCGTGGCCATACTCGATGCGGTGCAGCACTTTCTCCATCCAGCCGGTACCCTCACGGCATGGGCTACACTGGCCACACGACTCATGATGATAGAAGCGGGCATAGTTCCACGTGTTACGCACAATGCACTGGTCCTCATCAAACACGATAAACGCGCCCGAGCCCATCATAGAGCCTGTCACAAAACCGCCGTCAGCCAGCGATTCGTACGTCATCAGGCGGTCTTCGCCGGCAGCGGTCTTCAGTATAAGGTTCGCAGGCAGGATCGGAACGGAAGAACCTCCCGGCACCACGGCCTTCAGCTGCTTGCCCTTCCAGATGCCACCGCAGTACTGGTCTGAGTAGATAAATTCTTCTACCGGCACGCCCAACTCGATCTCAAATACGCCCGGGTTGTTGATGTTACCGCTGGCCGAGATCAGTTTAGTGCCCGTGCTGCGGCCAATGCCTATTTTGGCATACTCGGCGCCGGTGTTGTTCACGATCCACGGCACCGCGCAGATCGTTTCCACGTTGTTTACCACCGTAGGGCTCTGGAACAAACCTTTCACTGCCGGGAACGGCGGCTTGTTGCGCGGGTTGCCGCGTTTGCCCTCCAACGATTCCAGCAGGGCTGTTTCCTCGCCGCAAATGTAGGCGCCCCCTCCGGGCGCAACATGCAGGTCCAGGCTATAGCCGGAGCCCAGTATGTTTTTGCCCAGTAGACCGGCTGCGTATGCTTCCGCAATCGCTTTTTCAAGTATGCGCAGCACAAACATAAGCTCGCCGCGGATGTAGATATAGGAGGTGTTGGCTCCCAGCGCATAGCTCGAGGTGATCATTCCTTCGATTAGCGCGTGCGGGTTGTGCTCCATAAACCAGCGGTCCTTAAAGGTGCCCGGCTCCGACTCGTCGGCATTGCAAACGAGGTAGCGCGGAATACCTTCGGGCTTAGCCAAAAAGCTCCATTTCATACCTGTCGGGAAGCCGGCGCCCCCACGACCACGCAGGCCGGAGGTTTTTACCTCTTCCACCACCTCATCCGGAGTCATCGTTTTCAGGGCTTTCTCTACCGAGCGGTAGCCGCCCTGCTTACGGTATACTTCCAGCGTTTCGATGCCGGGTACGTTGATATGTTCGGTTAGTATTTTAAGTCCCATTGTAGCAGGATGTATGTATGGCCGCTTTTATACTTAAGGCTGCCGGTTTGCTATACTTGACAAAGGATTTTTTGACAAAGGACAAAAGAGATAAAGGATTAGGTCTTTTGTCTGCCTGTCTTTTGTCACAAAGTCCAAAAACTTACTTCTGATGATAAGGCGTTTCAACCGGGGTGTTGCGCATCATCTCCAGGAACTCGTCTACCCGCTGTTCGCTGTCGATGTTCTCGTAGAATTTTTCACGCACCTGCAACATCGGCCCTGATCCGCAGGAAGCCAGGCATTCTACCGGCTTAAGCGTAAACATGCCGTCAGTGCTTGTTTCGCCTTCTTCGATGTTGAGCTTCTGCTTCAGCGTTTCGATCAGCTGGTCGGCGCCACGCAGGCAGCAAGGGCCCGTGCGGCATACTTCCAGCACGTGCTTGCCAACCGGCTTAAGGTTGAACATGGTATAGAACGTGGCTACCTCGTATACTTCGATGGGCTGGATGTGCAGGATCTCGGCAATGGTGTCCATTGCTTCGGGGCTTACCCAGCCGCCCAGCTCAGCCTGCGCAACGTGC from Pontibacter liquoris includes the following:
- the nuoF gene encoding NADH-quinone oxidoreductase subunit NuoF; the encoded protein is MGLKILTEHINVPGIETLEVYRKQGGYRSVEKALKTMTPDEVVEEVKTSGLRGRGGAGFPTGMKWSFLAKPEGIPRYLVCNADESEPGTFKDRWFMEHNPHALIEGMITSSYALGANTSYIYIRGELMFVLRILEKAIAEAYAAGLLGKNILGSGYSLDLHVAPGGGAYICGEETALLESLEGKRGNPRNKPPFPAVKGLFQSPTVVNNVETICAVPWIVNNTGAEYAKIGIGRSTGTKLISASGNINNPGVFEIELGVPVEEFIYSDQYCGGIWKGKQLKAVVPGGSSVPILPANLILKTAAGEDRLMTYESLADGGFVTGSMMGSGAFIVFDEDQCIVRNTWNYARFYHHESCGQCSPCREGTGWMEKVLHRIEYGHGHQQDIDLLVSVAKQIEGNTICPLGDAAAWPVAAAIRHFRDEFEWHIKHPKEATLPGAVYRGQLAEIVA
- a CDS encoding 2Fe-2S iron-sulfur cluster-binding protein yields the protein MAKVTIDGIEIEVEDGTTILQAARKIGGKVVPPAMCYYGPLKGSGGKCRVCLVKVTQGSAKDTRPMPKLVASCITQVQDGMVVENTTNEEVLNARKGIVEMLLINHPLDCPICDQAGECNLQDLSYEHGVSATRYEEERRTFNKVDLGPYIQLHMTRCILCYRCVYTADQLTPERVHGVLGRGDAAEIGTYIENIVDNEFSGNVIDVCPVGALTDKTWRFKNRVWFTKPLDAHRDCPTCSGKVTLWTRGDAVLRVTARKDQYNEVEEFICNTCRFDKKEVSDWTIEGPRHIDRHSVISANHYELPVINVPIVPNLPVSTKKSLPQE
- a CDS encoding NuoI/complex I 23 kDa subunit family protein translates to MEPLSNRRKQLEKKEMTFAERAYLPAIAQGLGITIKHFFKKKATVQYPEQTRERSDVWRGLHVLKRDENGAERCTACGLCAVACPAEAITMTAGERVKGEEHLYREEKYAVTYEVNMLRCIFCGLCEEACPKAAIFLQDDKLAPARYERDEFIYGKDRLVEPLKTTETK
- a CDS encoding NADH-quinone oxidoreductase subunit J family protein translates to MESLFFFLASLTLLCALMVVISKNPVHSVLFLIITFFTISGHYILLNAQFLAAVNIIVYAGAIMVLFLFVIMFLNMNKHSDTAVKASTLSKFAGTIAGGLLFVVMFAALKDTTVAGYDADTFTSQTGMVENLGAVLFTQYLLPFELASVLFLVAMVGAVMLGKREVGERHF
- a CDS encoding NADH-quinone oxidoreductase subunit NuoE family protein, whose amino-acid sequence is MAETINKVTFSDAAMAEMQRYISHYPEGRQKSALLPILHVAQAELGGWVSPEAMDTIAEILHIQPIEVYEVATFYTMFNLKPVGKHVLEVCRTGPCCLRGADQLIETLKQKLNIEEGETSTDGMFTLKPVECLASCGSGPMLQVREKFYENIDSEQRVDEFLEMMRNTPVETPYHQK
- a CDS encoding DUF6929 family protein, whose translation is MAILFSAASLAGCQQKSTPVSSLPAEDMEAVIQKKVFYQDLPSGSGIEAAGTGFYVVGDDSPYLYLLDASYTIVEKTALFDTTSFASGRIPKLEKADLESMAHFRYKDADYLLLLGSGSAATRNKAFIVKQSAPAEQVRALDISPFYTFLQKILARHSSEVLNIEGLAADDAHFYLLQRRLAPGVNTIFRFDKTKLLEYLMEGRALPDAATFYIRLPQLGPYEAGFSGACIYDDKLFFSASIEQSLNPVDDGDVLGSFIGFIPLYTLGRAGNATEPLSVTALPLHHADGSLYTGKAESVVVQEKDENGGYKALLVSDDDLGHTELLEVTLQPKTKVKE
- the nuoL gene encoding NADH-quinone oxidoreductase subunit L, with translation MQEIVMPSINQDMALLCLLIPLLPLLGFIVNGLGNRKIAKGLVGLIGCATVLASFLISIYLFLDFKANGSQPYTVDYYNWISAGTLHIGFSFLIDQLTLLMLLMVTGIGFLIHLYSAGYMSHDEGFGKFFSFLNLFMFSMLLLVMGSNYVMMFVGWEGVGLCSYLLIGFWNKNTNYNNAAKKAFIMNRIGDLGFLLGIFLIFITFGSVSYPQVFAEASKMTGLDTPVMIAITMFLFIGAMGKSAQIPLFTWLPDAMAGPTPVSALIHAATMVTAGIYMVIRSNVLFILAPTTLDVIAIIGAATALLAATIGLVQNDIKKVLAYSTVSQLGYMFLALGVMAFSSSMFHVLTHAFFKALLFLGAGSVIHAMSNEQDMRRMGGLRKVLPITFITFLIGTLAISGIPPFAGFFSKDELLAHVFEHNKVLWGIGVLASFMTAFYMFRALFLTFFGKFRGTAEQKHHLHESPAVMTIPLIVLAILATVGGFLGIPEVFGAKHVLGEYLAPLYTYARGINPAAFETGAISHELEFILMAVSVGVAVLAIIIAYFMYIKKEEVPAEEGAHLAPVHNLLYNKYYIDELYNTLIVRPVMWLSHTVYRFVDVVLVDGLVNGVGKFVILSGRTLRYAQSGAISFYLLVMVCSIALILFLNFFIG
- the nuoH gene encoding NADH-quinone oxidoreductase subunit NuoH, yielding MESVDLLYKGIYILVIFGITLLIATYSTYFERKIAAFIQDRVGPNRAGPAGLMQPLADAGKLFFKEDFIPAKANKALFIIGPGIAMLVATMSSAVIPFGDMLLIGGREIYLQAIEVNIGVLYVFGVVSLGVYGLMIGGWASNNKFSLLGAIRAASQNISYELAMGLTLIAVLMLSGSLSLREIAEQQHGFNWNIWYQPLGFIIFLVCSFAETNRTPFDLPESEAELIGGYHTEYGSMKLGMYLFAEYINIFVASAVMSTLYFGAYNFPFMDNLRQAFTDPVLGNNVVTLVGVAAMFTKIFLFIFFFMWVRWTLPRFRYDQLMKLGWQILIPLAILNIILTGGGVLLKDYLF
- the nuoK gene encoding NADH-quinone oxidoreductase subunit NuoK, encoding MNQIPDIIRTIPLNYYLYFSTALFAIGVIGVLTRRNAIVIFMCVELMLNAVNLLLTAIASYRADSSGQVFVFFIMAVAAAEVCVGLAIIVMTYRNTRSTDVQLLNELKW